From one Formosa sediminum genomic stretch:
- the ubiE gene encoding bifunctional demethylmenaquinone methyltransferase/2-methoxy-6-polyprenyl-1,4-benzoquinol methylase UbiE: protein MTKVNPYKDSDLGKKEQVTKMFDNISGTYDDLNRVISFGIDIKWRKKVVELVKNTKPNTILDIATGTGDLAINLAETQADKIIGLDISPGMLDVGKQKVKAKQLDGTIEMILGDSENMPFADNTFDAITVAFGVRNFETLEKGLAEILRVLKPNGIFVILETSVPVKTPFKQGYKLYTNNIMPFIGKLFSKDKSAYKYLSDSAAVFPHGEALNNILKKIGFINVKDYPQTFGVATIYTSSKQ, encoded by the coding sequence TTGACAAAAGTAAACCCTTATAAAGACAGTGACTTAGGTAAAAAAGAACAAGTCACTAAAATGTTTGATAATATTTCAGGTACTTACGATGACTTAAACCGTGTAATTTCTTTTGGTATAGATATTAAATGGCGTAAAAAAGTTGTAGAATTAGTTAAAAATACTAAACCAAATACCATATTAGACATCGCTACAGGAACTGGAGATTTAGCTATAAATTTAGCCGAAACACAAGCCGATAAAATTATTGGATTAGATATAAGTCCGGGGATGCTTGATGTTGGAAAACAAAAAGTTAAGGCTAAACAATTAGATGGCACTATTGAAATGATTCTGGGAGATTCTGAAAATATGCCGTTTGCCGATAATACTTTTGATGCGATTACTGTTGCTTTTGGTGTTCGTAATTTTGAAACGCTAGAAAAAGGACTGGCAGAAATTCTTCGTGTACTTAAACCTAATGGTATTTTTGTTATTTTAGAGACATCTGTTCCTGTTAAAACCCCATTTAAACAAGGCTATAAATTATATACAAATAACATTATGCCGTTTATTGGCAAACTGTTTTCTAAAGACAAAAGTGCTTACAAATATTTAAGTGATTCTGCTGCTGTTTTTCCTCACGGCGAAGCGTTAAACAATATTTTAAAGAAAATTGGGTTTATTAATGTGAAAGATTACCCACAAACATTTGGAGTCGCTACCATTTATACATCATCTAAACAGTAA